From a single Leishmania braziliensis MHOM/BR/75/M2904 complete genome, chromosome 28 genomic region:
- a CDS encoding putative protein kinase, producing MNNYVLNDEIGQGAFSTIYKGRYRTTTEFYAIASIDKKRRERVVNCVQLLRSMHHANIIEFHNWYETNNHLWIITEYCTGGDMSTILRSNIDLTIQAVQAFGRDVAMGLMYIHSKGVVYNDLQTRNLLMDSAAMLRFHDFSLACNFRDAATRPLVGTPLYMAPELFMSNPPLCSMASDLWSFGCVLHELATGKPPFAASDLKTLLTDILASPAPTVPDAPESFQLLLRGLLEKDPLKRYTWTDVAQSKFWDEPLLLPSNGFPSQVVWEDYKCSRSGCTASQQCWTDADVCAAVAHAVAAAKSNASTHNVEERERAAATLNVAKELDFTAIASERAAMLLERPPDRAPECATSSVDRSMTARSSAAHGCASTTSMVSTVTNTNGSSTTVASARRSRLTESKNTGGGPQRRRVSKGRSAASCRASGAASVAYEGGRATYAANFGAKEDRPTEESLRLFAGGALRHLPISDLLTHHTDQHIRPLSNNSRIEYTPEPSYDVTTLGFTALTAAEINSLTGKEHTAFFRSLYLSLSNMSRGYKHVLNAMNYVMSLCGDAEVARASVNSSVMRLCVKHAARKDAPATFRAAAALIMGLLVRTTAFITSEVASSSILPDIMQLFEDETDVLVKRKLIACIGEFLFYITVQQERQRTMWNVKPATVKRIYASALDADDDVLKHYAAKMIENMASTTQKEMTLELFADPLFVEKLLAVFALPSVEGRSEDMRSDAACAAFKLGMMKDELILVVMQSKWLQVTSYATVTQRSTVPHTMQMMLTFLNYAIVKGMVTLQSPFARLWSQVSPGSRSSNGRQSSLFTSSLSVDDAEEVVGNVLFVSEDLLQRLGEAIEQASVAVCGKILLFVMLIGCVGGSAICHILSSRIVAFVDRLVRDTDSYVKHCGAAMLAFLGWFVSEKLASIARRVSSTTTPTHLASLQQLLNNSAVRSGINFQKDVFQSLSTCIDKAMSNSLYGTYKDEFNSIADRFVESPEVVLHYEENLCLYLATSYAEMLRRKEASGRFTAIRFLTSVMVPISAEVTATRKESSYASSAARHVLNAVVPNVESLLHETSPIPTNTMRLLVTCGEMAQGKLSSLVSEGLLGYIMDYVNDRADKDDMYYPLSFIHLCLLVCQRASVFNHVMREGLCALALQVLASASTSRNEQLIEMSCSLLAVIVRRVAGDSSSQVTVQCANCVEKDSISSILLPICADTSNSIALMESAASVIEDFVRLSSVARSDLTSATTLVMWAGALSSALLTSKKSTVAMSLLTALSTSCEFTSRDVIQALRCNPRLMSVLNSAADSTHLRLIANEASRILKQLS from the coding sequence ATGAACAACTATGTACTGAATGACGAGATCGGCCAAGGTGCCTTTAGCACCATTTACAAGGGCCGCTACCGCACCACTACCGAGTTTTACGCTATTGCCTCCATCGACAAGAAGCGGCGGGAGCGAGTCGTGAActgcgtgcagctgctgcgctccaTGCACCACGCGAACATCATCGAATTCCACAACTGGTACGAAACAAACAACCACTTGTGGATCATTACAGAGTACTGCACCGGCGGAGACATGAGTACGATTCTTCGCTCCAACATCGATCTCACCATTCAGGCGGTCCAGGCGTTTGGCCGTGATGTCGCGATGGGGCTCATGTATATCCACAGCAAGGGCGTAGTCTACAACGATTTGCAGACTCGCAATCTTCTCATGGACTCCGCAGCGATGCTGCGCTTCCACGACTTTAGCTTGGCCTGCAACTTCCGcgacgcggcgacgcggcCGCTGGTCGGGACGCCACTGTACATGGCCCCCGAGCTATTCATGTCGAATCCCCCGTTGTGCTCGATGGCATCCGACTTGTGGTCGTTTGGTTGCGTGCTGCACGAGCTGGCGACAGGCAAGCCGCCTTTTGCCGCGTCGGATCTCAAGACGCTACTGACCGACATATTGGCGAGTCCGGCGCCAACAGTTCCCGATGCGCCGGAGTCCTTTCAGTTACTCCTGCGTGGCTTGCTGGAAAAGGACCCACTGAAGCGCTACACGTGGACAGATGTTGCCCAAAGCAAATTCTGGGATGAGCCCTTACTGCTGCCGAGCAACGGATTTCCATCTCAGGTGGTGTGGGAAGACTACAAGTGTTCACGCTCCGGGTGCACCGCGAGTCAGCAGTGCTGGACGGATGCTGATGTGtgcgcggcagtggcgcacgctgtggcggcagcgaaaTCAAACGCTTCGACGCATAAtgtggaggaaagggagcgagcggcggcgacgttgAACGTAGCGAAGGAGCTTGACTTCACTGCAATCGCGTCGGAGCgagcggcgatgctgctggaACGACCACCTGACCGGGCACCGGAGTGTGCCACAAGCTCGGTAGATCGTAGCATgaccgcgcgcagcagcgcggcgcacGGCTGCGCATCCACGACCTCAATGGTGTCGACTGTCACAAACACCAACGGCTCTTCGACAACCGTCGCTTCCGCTCGCCGCAGTCGTCTCACCGAATCGAAAAACACTGGTGGTGGcccacagcggcgccgcgtgaGCAAGGGTCGCAGCGCCGCAAGCTGTCGTGCATCTGGCGCTGCCAGCGTGGCGTACGAAGGCGGCCGCGCCACGTACGCCGCCAACTTTGGGGCCAAGGAAGACCGCCCGACGGAGGAGAGCTTGCGTCTCTTCGCGGGTGGGGCGCTACGCCACCTCCCAATCAGCGACCTTCTCACCCATCACACGGATCAGCACATTCGCCCTCTGAGTAACAATAGCCGCATCGAATACACGCCAGAGCCGTCGTATGACGTCACCACGCTTGGCTTCACGGCACTGACGGCAGCGGAGATCAATAGCCTGACGGGAAAAGAACACACGGCGTTTTTCCGCTCCctctacctctctctctccaacATGAGTAGGGGCTACAAGCACGTGCTGAATGCCATGAATTACGTCATGTCGCTCTGCGGTGATGCCGAGGTGGCGCGTGCCTCGGTTAACAGCTCCGTGATGCGGCTCTGCGTAAAGCATGCTGCTCGAAAGGATGCGCCTGCGACCtttcgcgcagcagcggcgcttaTCATGGGACTTCTGGTGCGCACAACGGCCTTTATAACGTCGGAGGTGGCCTCGTCGTCGATCCTGCCAGACATAATGCAGTTGTTTGAAGACGAAACCGATGTGCTAGTGAAGCGCAAGCTGATTGCCTGCATCGGCGAGTTTCTTTTCTACATCACTGTCCAGCAGGAGAGACAGCGCACCATGTGGAACGTGAAGCCAGCAACAGTGAAGCGCATCTACGCCTCGGCATTAGACGCCGACGACGATGTACTGAAGCACTATGCAGCAAAGATGATCGAGAACATGGCATCCACCACGCAGAAGGAGATGACGCTGGAGCTTTTTGCCGACCCCCTCTTTGTGGAGAAACTGCTGGCCGTGTTCGCCCTTCCGTCGGTGGAGGGTCGCAGCGAGGACATGCGCTCCGACGCGGCGTGCGCAGCATTTAAGCTCGGTATGATGAAGGACGAGTTGATCCTGGTTGTCATGCAGTCGAAGTGGTTGCAGGTGACATCGTACGCGACGGTGACGCAGCGATCCACCGTCCCACACACGATGCAGATGATGCTCACGTTTCTCAACTACGCCATCGTGAAGGGGATGGTGACGCTACAGAGCCCGTTTGCTCGATTGTGGTCGCAGGTCTCTCCTggatcgcgcagcagcaatggcCGCCAAAGCTCTCTGTTCACGTCCTCGCTCAGCGTTGACGATGCGGAGGAGGTTGTGGGGAACGTGTTATTCGTGAGTGAGGACTTGCTGCAGCGTCTGGGCGAGGCGATCGAGCAGGCGTCGGTTGCTGTCTGCGGCAAAATACTTCTCTTCGTGATGCTCATCGGCTGTGTTGGCGGGAGCGCCATCTGCCATATTctcagcagccgcatcgtCGCCTTCGTTGATCGTCTTGTTCGTGACACAGACTCGTACGTGAAGCACTGCGGCGCAGCCATGTTAGCCTTCCTTGGCTGGTTTGTTTCGGAGAAGCTCGCGAGTATTGCTCGGCGAGTGTCGTCGACCACGACGCCGACGCACCTCGCCtcccttcagcagctgctgaacaACTCCgccgtgcgcagcggcatTAACTTTCAAAAGGACGTTTTTCAGAGCCTCTCGACCTGTATTGACAAGGCCATGAGTAACTCTCTCTACGGCACCTATAAAGACGAGTTCAACAGCATCGCCGACCGCTTCGTTGAGAGCCccgaggtggtgctgcactATGAGGAGAACCTCTGCCTTTACCTCGCCACCTCCTACGCCGAAATGTTGCGGCGCAAGGAGGCGAGCGGCCGCTTCACTGCGATTCGTTTCCTGACGTCTGTCATGGTGCCCATCTCGGCCGAGGTGACGGCAACGCGCAAGGAGAGCAGTTACGCCTCGTCGGCTGCGCGCCATGTACTGAACGCGGTGGTGCCGAATGTTGAATCCCTCTTGCACGAAACAAGCCCGATCCCCACAAACACGATGCGACTCCTCGTCACGTGCGGCGAGATGGCGCAGGGCAAACTATCCAGCCTCGTATCAGAGGGGTTGCTAGGCTATATAATGGACTATGTGAATGACAGGGCTGACAAGGACGATATGTACTACCCACTCTCTTTCATTCACCtctgcctgctggtgtgtcAGCGGGCCAGCGTCTTCAACCATGTTATGCGCGAGGGACTGTGCGCGCTTGCCCTTCAGGTACTTGCGTCAGCTTCAACGAGCAGAAATGAGCAGCTGATTGAAATGTCCTGCAGTCTTTTGGCAGTGATCGTGCGGCGCGTTGCGGGTGACTCATCCTCACAGGTGACGGTGCAGTGCGCTAACTGTGTGGAGAAGGACTCGATCAGCTCCATTTTACTACCAATTTGTGCAGACACGTCCAACAGTATCGCTCTGATGGAATCTGCCGCATCTGTGATAGAGGACTTTGTCCGTCTCTCGTCGGTGGCTCGCAGCGACCTCACCTCAGCAACCACACTTGTCATGTGGGCAGGGGCCTTGTCCAGTGCGCTTCTGACATCAAAGAAGAGCACCGTGGCCATGAGTCTGCTGACAGCCCTGAGTACGTCGTGTGAGTTCACCTCGCGCGACGTTATCCAGGCGCTCAGGTGCAATCCGCGGCTTATGTCAGTGTTGAACAGCGCCGCGGACTCCACGCACCTGCGTCTCATCGCCAATGAGGCAAGCAGGATTCTGAAGCAACTCTCCTAG
- a CDS encoding ER lumen retaining receptor-like protein translates to MSVIRIAGDMLHLSAILILLSKMLRQRSAAGISLKSMELFALVFCTRYLDVLFSFIGIYNTTMKMFFIASTLHICYLMKFKSPWKATYDRENDTFRIRYLIVPCVVLTILFHGTPRRNIIVELCWTFSQYLEAVSILPQIFLLEYTERYDALTSHYLFCLGAYRVVYMIHWAIRYYIYRKVRWISVLSGFVQSLLYIDFFYHYVVQVLRKAKERYELAK, encoded by the coding sequence ATGTCTGTGATTCGCATAGCGGGGGATATGTTGCACCTCAGTGCCATCTTGATCCTCTTATCCAAGATGCTGCGtcagcgcagcgccgccggcatctcgcTCAAGTCGATGGAGCTGTTTGCACTCGTCTTCTGCACGCGCTACCTGGATGTCTTGTTTTCCTTTATTGGCATCTATAACACCACCATGAAAATGTTCTTCATTGCATCGACGCTGCACATCTGTTACTTGATGAAGTTCAAGAGCCCGTGGAAAGCGACTTACGACCGCGAAAACGACACCTTCCGCATCCGCTACCTTATTGTGCCTTGCGTGGTGCTCACCATCCTGTTTCACGGGACTCCGCGGCGCAACATCATTGTTGAGCTCTGTTGGACCTTCTCCCAGTATCTGGAAGCTGTCTCAATTCTGCCGCAGATCTTCTTGCTCGAGTACACCGAGCGGTACGATGCGCTGACATCTCACTACCTCTTCTGCCTCGGGGCGTACCGCGTCGTGTACATGATTCACTGGGCGATTCGCTACTACATCTATCGCAAGGTGCGGTGGATCTCGGTCCTTAGCGGGTTtgtgcagtcgctgctgtaTATCGATTTTTTCTACCACTACGTGGTGCAGGTACTCCGCAAGGCAAAGGAGCGGTATGAATTGGCCAAGTAG
- a CDS encoding putative protein transport protein Sec13, whose amino-acid sequence MSDTLLDTGHLAAVTDIAADANGRHLATASSDGTVHVYESVTTAPKEASQYKGGPQPTTWNPVAVLQCSGEEQAATVTCVAWAPPVFYTAALVTCTEASNEVALWCDVCNDAQYRKIYTYTLATPGWCVAWAPHEYGKLFAVGCADGAVVVFTGGPDGTWDIRSFESHPHGCCSLSFAPFFPPGALLMAPLERDLSNVPGNAPPMPFAPPRLVTCGGGRFVKLWTHSFAPRSGEEGSGAPESVWVSMELEAAEALSTPAWREVSWAPNLGLPFTYIAAGSEDGMVAVWVQDGPASNPWQCRLLPPPHGTPGVNVTKLSWSLVGTFLLVSYADGAVAMWKETGNNGAWRVVSELENPTS is encoded by the coding sequence ATGAGTGATACATTGCTGGACACGGGCCATTTGGCGGCCGTGACAGACATTGCGGCGGATGCGAATGGTCGGCATCTCGCCACGGCGAGCAGCGATGGCACGGTGCACGTTTATGAGTCCGTCACTACCGCCCCCAAGGAAGCGTCGCAGTACAAGGGTGGACCGCAGCCCACGACGTGGAACCCTGTTGCGGTGCTTCAgtgcagcggcgaggagcaGGCAGCGACGGTGACGTGTGTGGCGTGGGCACCTCCCGTCTTCTACACGGCTGCCCTCGTCACGTGTACCGAGGCGTCTAAtgaggtggcgctgtggtgtGACGTGTGTAACGACGCTCAGTATCGCAAAATCTACACCTACACCCTGGCAACACCGGGCTGGTGTGTGGCATGGGCCCCGCACGAGTACGGGAAGCTCTTTGCCGTCGGCTGCGCGGATGGGGCGGTGGTCGTCTTCACCGGCGGGCCCGACGGCACGTGGGACATTCGGTCCTTCGAGAGTCACCCACACGGTTGCTGCAGCCTTTCCTTTGCCCCGTTCTTTCCACCGGGGGCGCTGCTCATGGCGCCTCTGGAAAGGGACCTTAGTAATGTCCCGGGCAATGCCCCACCAATGCCGTTCGCGCCACCTCGTCTGGTGACGTGCGGTGGTGGCCGGTTCGTGAAGCTCTGGACGCACTCGTTTGCACCTCGGTCCGGCGAAGAAGGCAGTGGCGCGCCGGagtctgtgtgggtgtccaTGGAACTGGAGGCGGCTGAGGCGTTAAGCACCCCAGCGTGGCGGGAGGTGAGTTGGGCCCCGAACCTGGGCTTGCCGTTCACATACATTGCGGCTGGGTCAGAGGATGGGATGGTGGCGGTCTGGGTTCAGGATGGACCCGCTTCGAACCCATGGCAGTGCCGACTtctgcccccaccccacgGCACCCCCGGTGTGAATGTGACGAAGCTCTCGTGGTCTCTTGTAGGAACGTTTCTCTTGGTATCCTACGCTGATGGCGCGGTGGCGATGTGGAAGGAGACGGGTAATAATGGGGCGTGGCGCGTGGTGAGTGAACTGGAGAACCCGACCTCGTGA
- a CDS encoding putative serine/threonine protein phosphatase catalytic subunit, with translation MSVDSIIEQLLEVRGAKPGKQVQLAENDVKQLTLRTREIVLSQPPLLELEAPIKICGDIHGQYYDLIRLFENGGFPPTANYLFLGDYVDRGKQGLETICLVFAFKVKFPENFFILRGNHECASINRIYGFFDECKRRYNIRLWKAFTDTFNCLPVACIIDDKIFCCHGGLSPELQTMDQIKKITRPCDVADTGLICDLLWSDPEEGLSGWGENDRGVSFTFGQDIVEKFLNKHQFELICRAHQVVEDGYQFFAKRKLITIFSAPNYCNEFDNSGAVMTVDNELMCSFQILKPSVKKPKFYS, from the coding sequence ATGAGCGTCGACTCCATTATCGAACAGCTGCTCGAGgtgcgtggtgcgaagcCCGGTAAACAGGTACAGTTAGCCGAGAATGATGTGAAGCAGTTGACgctgcgcacacgcgagaTTGTTCTCTCGCAGCCGCCTCTGCTAGAGCTGGAGGCGCCCATTAAGATATGCGGTGACATTCATGGTCAGTACTACGACCTCATCCGTCTCTTCGAGAATGGCGGCTTCCCGCCGACAGCGAACTACCTCTTCCTCGGCGATTATGTGGACCGCGGAAAGCAAGGTCTCGAAACGATTTGCTTGGTCTTTGCCTTCAAGGTAAAGTTTCCCGAAAACTTTTTCATCTTGCGAGGCAACCACGAGTGTGCCAGCATCAACCGCATCTACGGCTTCTTCGACGAGTGCAAGCGCCGCTACAATATCCGCCTCTGGAAGGCCTTTACAGACACGTTTAACTGTCTTCCCGTGGCGTGCATTATTGATGACAAGATCTTCTGCTGCCACGGTGGCCTTTCACCGGAGCTGCAGACGATGGACCAGATCAAGAAGATCACTCGTCCGTGCGATGTGGCGGACACTGGCCTGATCTGCGACCTGCTGTGGTCAGACCCAGAGGAAGGTCTCTCTGGGTGGGGTGAGAACGACCGCGGTGTGTCCTTCACCTTCGGCCAGGATATTGTAGAGAAGTTCTTAAACAAGCACCAATTTGAGCTGATTTGCCGCGCTCATCAGGTCGTAGAGGATGGGTACCAGTTTTTCGCGAAGCGCAAGCTTATCACAATCTTCTCTGCCCCTAACTACTGTAATGAGTTCGATAACAGTGGCGCCGTGATGACTGTCGACAACGAGCTTATGTGCTCTTTTCAGATCCTCAAGCCGTCTGTGAAGAAGCCGAAGTTCTACTCGTAG
- a CDS encoding putative DNA repair protein: MNTQLLPFQKEGVGWMTQREMSHVGGIMADHLGMGKTVQMIGLCLVSDKINKGLYSKQMQQRRMLAEGSRLITVLRQLQRISVIANCSRINRPADDLSSLISQTTDLLKTKQGSYKGVRAEIDKWLTFAGKFHSAYQKRALDFLDDVEKRDFHFINSKELRTLVVVPAALMLQWKSEIESKVKASRKITVYLYHGESKLISNTELETFDFVITTYDTLTNSAASAFIPGDDPRTFSFNRREAGPLFHIQWKRIILDEAHMIRHVRTQRWRAVQELQGLHRWAVTATPLHNSIDDLQNLLHFIGLPRLPVLPGGNTEELLADPLLQRSIARSLQPAFLRRGPVMMRNGVREVLVKLPPKTEVVIKQPFSVRESHMYNSILARSRSALATSENKEGVFHIFAMMTRLRQACCHSWISQGRAIQISVCGICKSEASSPVATKCSHVFCHECLLLRFRDAIDGDNIAVRIQCPTCAQTITFSSVFKKTTLTSTQRIAQYKNNEFELSTKLRMVLRSIHDMQKNHPADKMIIFSQFTSFMDVISVSLDRYNIAFLRIDGTMSLSNRNAVIRQFQTSEHIKIVLASKTATGVGLNLTAANHVIVVDPWWNPAIEEQAVHRCYRIGQKKPVYVTRFIIADTIEQYCYEICQRKKEFGDAVLRAATAGDSGAKIAASRLQELMSRLKYVGDGEQADSSTQAFGAARDGDEGAQHSSSAAENESTHSPTISSVQVNADESETTIV, from the coding sequence ATGAATACCCAGCTACTGCCTTTTCAGAAAGAGGGTGTAGGATGGATGACCCAGCGCGAAATGAGCCACGTAGGGGGCATCATGGCGGACCATCTCGGCATGGGGAAAACGGTGCAGATGATTGGGCTGTGCCTGGTATCCGATAAGATCAATAAGGGACTGTACTCGAAGCAAATGCAGCAGCGAAGAATGCTAGCCGAAGGGAGTCGCTTGATTACAGTGCTACGACAGCTGCAGAGAATTAGCGTCATCGCCAACTGCTCTCGAATCAACCGGCCGGCGGACGACCTTTCATCACTCATTTCTCAGACAACTGATCTTCTAAAAACAAAACAGGGGAGCTACAAAGGTGTTCGAGCGGAGATTGACAAGTGGTTGACGTTTGCGGGCAAGTTTCATTCTGCCTATCAGAAGCGCGCGCTAGATTTTCTCGATGACGTCGAAAAAAGGGACTTTCATTTCATCAACTCaaaggagctgcgcaccCTTGTTGTCGTTCCGGCGGCCCTCATGCTCCAATGGAAGTCTGAAATCGAATCCAAAGTGAAGGCTTCTCGCAAAATAACCGTGTACCTCTATCACGGTGAGAGCAAGTTGATCAGCAACACAGAGCTTGAAACGTTCGACTTTGTCATAACTACTTATGATACACTTACGAACTCTGCGGCATCAGCTTTTATTCCTGGTGACGATCCGCGTACTTTCTCTTTCAACCGAAGAGAAGCTGGTCCGCTTTTTCACATTCAGTGGAAACGGATCATTCTTGACGAGGCTCATATGATTCGCCACGTTAGGACGCAACGATGGCGCGCCGTTCAGGAACTACAAGGGCTTCACCGCTGGGCTGTAACGGCGACACCGCTGCACAACTCGATCGATGATCTACAGAACCTTCTCCACTTCATCGGCCTTCCGCGTTTACCTGTGTTGCCAGGAGGTAATACCGAGGAGCTTCTCGCCGATCCATTGCTGCAGAGAAGTATTGCAAGGTCGCTACAACCAGCATTTCTGCGACGTGGCCCAGTGATGATGCGAAACGGTGTGAGAGAGGTTCTTGTAAAGTTACCACCGAAGACAGAGGTCGTAATTAAGCAACCGTTCAGTGTGAGGGAGTCACACATGTACAATAGCATCTTGGCGCGCTCGAGAAGTGCATTGGCGACATcagaaaacaaagagggcgTATTTCATATATTTGCCATGATGACGCGACTTCGTCAGGCTTGCTGCCACAGCTGGATCAGCCAGGGCCGCGCCATTCAGATCTCTGTTTGTGGCATTTGTAAGAGTGAGGCAAGCTCGCCTGTGGCCACCAAGTGCAGCCACGTGTTCTGCCATGAGTGCTTGCTTCTGCGGTTTCGTGACGCAATCGATGGCGACAACATCGCGGTGCGAATCCAATGCCCGACGTGCGCGCAGACGATCACCTTCAGCTCTGTCTTTAAAAAGACAACACTGACCTCAACCCAGCGAATTGCTCAATACAAGAATAATGAGTTCGAGCTGAGTACAAAACTCCGAATGGTGCTGCGTTCTATCCATGATATGCAGAAGAATCACCCCGCCGATAAAATGATCATTTTCTCCCAGTTCACTTCCTTCATGGACGTCATTAGCGTCTCGTTGGATCGGTACAACATTGCATTTCTGCGTATCGACGGGACAATGTCGCTTTCCAACCGAAACGCCGTCATTCGTCAGTTTCAGACCAGCGAGCATATCAAGATCGTGCTGGCGAGTAAGACCGCAACTGGTGTCGGTCTGAATCTCACCGCAGCTAATCACGTGATTGTTGTCGACCCGTGGTGGAACCCCGCTATCGAAGAGCAGGCGGTGCACCGTTGTTATCGAATCGGACAGAAGAAGCCGGTGTATGTGACGCGGTTCATTATTGCCGACACAATTGAGCAGTACTGCTACGAAATCTGCCAGCGGAAAAAAGAGTTTGGTGACGCTGTcctgcgcgccgccacggcgggTGACTCTGGCGCCAAGATAGCTGCCTCGCGCCTCCAAGAACTCATGTCACGTCTGAAGTACGTCGGAGACGGTGAGCAAGCTGACTCTTCCACACAGGCGTTTGGCGCCGcgcgcgacggcgacgaagGTGCACAGCATAGCTCCTCGGCTGCCGAAAACGAATCTACTCATAGCCCTACAATCAGTAGTGTTCAAGTTAACGCCGATGAAAGTGAGACCACCATTGTCTAG